One genomic window of Prochlorococcus sp. MIT 0801 includes the following:
- a CDS encoding FKBP-type peptidyl-prolyl cis-trans isomerase, whose protein sequence is MREILISFSVCLSCLMIAVISQIISPTPTNALQIDQPIQADVRQSTKTSESVTNPFELDPEDPNPSLFTMASDKTSASNAPLGGAEIGASQVTSSGLKITELVLGDGLQATPGTSVSVNYKGTLDDGKEFDSSYGRGPFEFSLGAGMVIKGWDEGVAGMKVGGKRKLVIPPELGYGSRGIGPIPPNSVLTFEVELLGVK, encoded by the coding sequence GTGAGAGAAATCTTAATTAGCTTTTCTGTTTGCCTTAGCTGCTTGATGATTGCAGTGATTAGCCAAATCATCTCACCTACCCCAACGAATGCCTTACAAATTGACCAACCAATCCAAGCGGATGTAAGGCAATCCACAAAAACCAGCGAGTCTGTAACTAATCCATTTGAATTAGACCCAGAAGACCCAAATCCATCACTTTTTACTATGGCTTCAGATAAAACCAGTGCAAGTAACGCTCCTCTAGGAGGAGCTGAGATAGGAGCATCACAAGTAACTTCAAGTGGGCTCAAAATTACTGAATTAGTTTTAGGTGATGGTCTACAAGCTACCCCAGGAACAAGTGTCTCAGTAAATTACAAAGGTACTCTTGATGATGGGAAAGAATTTGACAGCAGTTATGGAAGAGGTCCTTTTGAATTTTCGTTAGGTGCAGGGATGGTGATAAAGGGTTGGGATGAGGGAGTCGCAGGAATGAAAGTTGGAGGAAAAAGAAAATTAGTCATTCCACCAGAATTGGGGTATGGCAGCAGAGGGATAGGTCCAATCCCTCCTAATTCAGTTTTAACGTTTGAAGTGGAATTATTAGGTGTTAAGTGA
- the trpC gene encoding indole-3-glycerol phosphate synthase TrpC, producing the protein MEIRRRPPNPSIKVANLEYAIPHPDSKPKNILEEIVWEKHLEVEIARKKVSLEDLKRKIKDLPKTKNFIDALRNSNSKPALISEIKKASPSRGIIREDFDAKMIGKMYQEGGANCISVLTDKKFFQGGFDVLVEVRKEIIIPILCKDFILYPYQLYQARAAGADAALLIAAILTDSDLKYLSKVAEHLGLTILVEVHDSEELERVLNINVFNLIGINNRNLKSFKTDLEVTKKLAKNYANEIKENSITLVSESGLFNREDLDLVKSYGADAVLVGESLMSQEDILAGVKKLIGNL; encoded by the coding sequence ATGGAAATTAGAAGAAGACCTCCTAACCCAAGTATAAAAGTAGCTAATTTAGAGTATGCAATTCCTCACCCAGATTCAAAACCTAAAAATATTTTGGAGGAAATTGTTTGGGAAAAACATCTAGAAGTTGAGATTGCAAGAAAAAAAGTTTCGCTTGAAGATTTAAAGAGAAAGATCAAGGATTTACCAAAAACAAAAAATTTCATAGATGCATTAAGAAATAGTAATTCGAAACCAGCACTAATCTCAGAAATAAAAAAGGCTAGTCCAAGTAGAGGGATAATTAGAGAAGACTTTGACGCGAAAATGATAGGTAAAATGTATCAAGAGGGCGGTGCTAACTGCATATCGGTCTTAACAGATAAAAAATTTTTTCAAGGTGGTTTTGATGTCTTAGTTGAAGTTAGAAAGGAAATCATAATCCCAATCCTATGTAAGGACTTTATCCTTTACCCCTATCAACTTTACCAAGCAAGAGCTGCTGGTGCTGATGCTGCACTTTTGATAGCGGCAATCTTGACTGATTCTGATTTAAAGTACTTATCTAAGGTCGCTGAACATCTGGGACTTACAATATTAGTAGAGGTTCATGACTCAGAAGAACTTGAACGAGTACTAAATATTAATGTATTTAATTTAATAGGTATTAATAATAGAAATTTAAAGAGTTTTAAAACTGATCTTGAGGTTACAAAGAAATTGGCTAAGAATTATGCTAACGAAATCAAGGAAAATTCTATTACTTTGGTAAGCGAGTCAGGTTTATTTAATCGTGAGGATTTGGATTTAGTGAAGAGTTATGGAGCTGATGCTGTTTTGGTTGGTGAATCTCTTATGTCACAGGAAGATATATTAGCTGGAGTTAAAAAGTTAATTGGTAATTTATAA
- a CDS encoding apolipoprotein N-acyltransferase — MNNIYSLFIKAFAGGALAGISLSEGNYIFMLLGISLLWPASKNPWGGFCWGAMAILWSHKWLLSLHPISWVGISSNLSLPITIFIWLFCGAFGGGLVFIWSALNGFLAPGRLRFSKLENKFIYAVLLSTIWGLSEELLSRGPLFWMGVGPSLLPQDRYLAGLARWIGSGGLASIHLLAGWWIWQLSIAFQARKKLKKFIILGVAYFSLAHLIGFILLLDSPTDSLEKVAMWQTNIPIRQKFSQEEINALPSKVNRALTKAFEMNASFLIAPEGTLPLDRLKIRDFSIKFLSGGFRKINGSLRSSILVFNPGEESFSDVLDKSRLVPLGEWIPELPNFLKNGLSAVGGIESGNPSRFLDWEGPSFAGAICYELSNGKAIAKAVNQGAKWILVIANLDPYPISLQRQFLSIAQLRSIETSKNLISVSNTGPTSLIKSNGRIDTLLKPNKELVQLADLELNGKKTLYTLIYDSPLIAVSLISLIGVLRLR, encoded by the coding sequence ATGAATAATATCTATTCTCTTTTTATTAAAGCTTTCGCTGGTGGAGCTCTAGCAGGAATCTCCCTAAGTGAAGGCAATTATATTTTCATGCTTTTGGGAATATCTTTACTTTGGCCGGCTAGTAAAAATCCATGGGGAGGCTTTTGTTGGGGTGCGATGGCTATTTTATGGAGTCATAAGTGGTTGCTATCGTTGCATCCAATTAGTTGGGTAGGGATAAGCTCAAATTTAAGTTTACCAATAACCATTTTTATATGGCTTTTTTGTGGAGCCTTTGGAGGCGGGCTGGTTTTTATTTGGTCAGCTTTGAATGGCTTTTTGGCTCCTGGAAGACTTCGGTTTTCTAAATTAGAAAATAAGTTTATTTATGCCGTCTTATTGTCAACAATATGGGGGCTTTCTGAAGAACTACTATCAAGAGGCCCTTTGTTTTGGATGGGTGTAGGGCCAAGCTTATTACCACAAGATAGATATTTGGCTGGATTAGCAAGATGGATAGGTTCGGGCGGCTTGGCCTCTATTCATCTTTTGGCGGGATGGTGGATATGGCAACTTTCAATTGCGTTTCAAGCTAGAAAAAAACTTAAGAAATTTATTATTCTTGGCGTTGCTTATTTTTCGTTAGCTCATTTAATTGGATTTATCTTGTTGTTGGATTCTCCAACTGATTCATTAGAAAAGGTTGCGATGTGGCAAACAAATATTCCAATAAGACAAAAATTTAGTCAGGAAGAGATAAATGCATTGCCCTCAAAAGTAAATAGAGCATTAACTAAAGCTTTTGAAATGAATGCATCTTTTTTAATTGCTCCAGAGGGAACGTTGCCTCTGGATAGATTAAAGATCCGAGATTTTTCTATTAAATTTCTCTCTGGAGGTTTCAGGAAAATAAATGGTTCTCTACGAAGTTCAATATTGGTTTTTAATCCTGGTGAAGAGTCTTTTTCGGATGTATTGGACAAATCTAGATTAGTTCCGTTGGGCGAATGGATTCCCGAATTGCCTAACTTTTTGAAAAATGGCCTCTCGGCAGTAGGTGGAATTGAAAGTGGAAATCCATCAAGATTTCTTGATTGGGAGGGGCCCTCTTTTGCAGGTGCTATTTGTTATGAATTGAGTAATGGAAAAGCTATAGCTAAAGCAGTAAATCAAGGGGCAAAATGGATTTTAGTGATTGCAAATTTAGATCCCTACCCTATTTCTTTGCAGAGACAATTTTTATCTATTGCTCAATTAAGAAGTATTGAAACATCAAAAAATTTAATATCTGTCTCTAATACTGGACCAACATCTTTGATTAAAAGTAATGGAAGAATTGATACCCTCCTCAAGCCAAATAAAGAATTAGTGCAACTAGCTGATCTGGAATTAAATGGAAAGAAAACACTGTATACATTAATTTATGATTCACCATTGATAGCAGTCAGTCTAATAAGTTTAATAGGTGTTTTGCGATTACGATAA
- the sodN gene encoding superoxide dismutase, Ni, which translates to MFTNYSQMLSETLTSIFNKLPAKSVHAHCDGPCGVYDPASARVAAEAVLSMTKKLIALAPAGNDQASISAYNNTFSRFVAIKEEESQKAKKELLILWTDYFKPEHLATYPDLHDTFWKAAKLCSACKVNIDQTKAEELLAAVQKIHSMFWSSKGRSDSWVTAS; encoded by the coding sequence ATGTTCACAAATTATTCTCAGATGTTGAGCGAAACACTTACATCAATCTTTAACAAGCTTCCAGCAAAATCTGTTCACGCTCACTGTGACGGACCTTGCGGTGTATACGACCCTGCTTCAGCAAGAGTTGCCGCAGAAGCAGTTTTGTCTATGACAAAAAAACTTATTGCTCTAGCTCCAGCTGGTAACGATCAAGCTTCCATTTCAGCTTATAACAATACTTTTTCTCGCTTCGTTGCGATTAAAGAAGAAGAATCACAAAAGGCCAAAAAAGAACTTCTAATCCTCTGGACTGATTACTTCAAGCCTGAGCACTTAGCTACATATCCAGATCTTCATGACACTTTTTGGAAAGCAGCAAAGCTTTGTAGTGCATGCAAGGTAAATATTGATCAAACCAAGGCAGAAGAATTATTAGCAGCTGTACAAAAGATTCACTCGATGTTTTGGTCATCAAAAGGTAGAAGTGATAGCTGGGTTACCGCAAGCTGA
- the lpdA gene encoding dihydrolipoyl dehydrogenase codes for MSEISFDFDLIVVGAGYGGFDAAKHAAEAGLKVAIVESRDMGGTCVNRGCVPSKALLAASGKVRELADVPHLAEFGIHSAPVRFERKKIAEHAKKLVETIRKNLTKTLERSGVEILRGEGRLEGNQKVGLRETNGVDRIFSARDIILATGSDPFVPPGIEIDGRTVFTSDEAINLEWLPRWIAIIGSGYIGLEFADIYTALGCEVTMIEALDKVMPTFDPDITKIASRNLIDKRDIETRAGVFATKVKPGCPVEVELTDAKSREVIEELQVDAVLVATGRVPSTENLNLQSVGVETTRGFIPIDDQMRVLVNETPVSNLWAVGDVTGKLMLAHTAAAQGSIAVENILGKAIEIDYRSIPAATFTHPEISSVGLSEEEAKDLAKNQGFELGIVRSYFKANSKALAELESDGIMKLIFNKDTGEVLGAHIYGLHAADLIQEVSNAISRRQRVNDLAKEVHTHPTLSEVVEVAYKQASLQIKK; via the coding sequence GTGAGTGAAATTTCTTTTGACTTTGACTTGATTGTTGTCGGAGCTGGATATGGAGGTTTTGATGCGGCTAAACACGCGGCAGAGGCTGGCTTAAAAGTGGCGATTGTCGAATCAAGAGATATGGGTGGGACCTGTGTTAACAGAGGCTGTGTCCCCTCTAAAGCATTACTAGCTGCCAGTGGTAAAGTTCGTGAGCTTGCAGATGTTCCTCATCTTGCTGAATTTGGGATACATTCGGCTCCGGTTAGATTTGAACGTAAAAAAATAGCCGAACATGCAAAAAAATTAGTCGAGACAATTCGAAAAAATCTAACTAAAACATTGGAAAGATCTGGAGTTGAGATACTTAGAGGAGAAGGACGTTTAGAAGGCAATCAAAAGGTCGGTTTAAGAGAAACTAATGGAGTTGATAGAATTTTTTCTGCTAGAGATATTATCTTAGCTACAGGCTCAGACCCTTTTGTACCGCCTGGAATTGAAATTGATGGACGAACTGTTTTTACAAGTGATGAGGCTATTAATTTAGAATGGTTGCCAAGATGGATTGCAATAATTGGTAGTGGCTATATAGGTTTGGAATTCGCTGATATTTATACAGCTTTAGGTTGTGAGGTAACCATGATTGAAGCTCTTGATAAAGTAATGCCTACTTTTGATCCAGATATCACGAAAATTGCTTCAAGAAACCTAATTGATAAAAGAGATATTGAAACTCGAGCTGGTGTGTTCGCTACTAAAGTTAAGCCAGGTTGTCCCGTCGAGGTCGAGCTTACAGATGCAAAGAGTCGAGAAGTAATTGAGGAGTTGCAAGTTGACGCTGTTCTGGTCGCAACAGGCCGAGTACCGTCGACTGAAAATCTAAATCTACAATCCGTTGGAGTTGAAACAACTAGAGGTTTTATTCCAATTGATGATCAGATGAGAGTATTGGTAAATGAAACACCGGTTTCTAATCTATGGGCAGTCGGAGATGTTACGGGTAAGTTGATGTTGGCCCATACCGCTGCAGCACAAGGGAGTATTGCTGTAGAAAATATTTTAGGAAAAGCAATAGAAATTGACTACAGAAGTATTCCTGCAGCGACTTTTACTCACCCTGAGATAAGTTCCGTTGGACTCTCGGAAGAAGAAGCAAAAGATCTAGCGAAAAACCAAGGCTTTGAACTTGGAATTGTTAGAAGTTATTTTAAAGCGAACTCTAAGGCCTTGGCTGAATTAGAAAGTGATGGAATTATGAAGTTGATTTTCAATAAAGATACGGGAGAGGTCCTTGGGGCTCATATTTATGGATTACATGCGGCTGATCTCATACAAGAGGTTTCTAATGCAATTTCTAGAAGACAACGAGTTAATGACTTAGCAAAAGAAGTTCATACTCATCCAACATTAAGCGAAGTTGTAGAGGTTGCTTATAAGCAGGCATCTTTACAAATAAAGAAATAG
- the murA gene encoding UDP-N-acetylglucosamine 1-carboxyvinyltransferase, with product MSSVATIKRNIIPPHLEVKGGRRLGGILKVSGAKNSSLALMAAALLTKEKLLIQNVPQLTDIEVMSEILSNLGAKLTKTNNSIEINSESIHNVELPYELVHSLRASFFCVGPLLTRLGEAKIPLPGGCNIGARPVDEHINGLKALGAEVEVINDVVKAKVSTKDKRLLGANITLKYPSVGATETILMASCLALGKTTISNPAREPEIQDLAKMLNSMGAKVFGAGTKRITILGVESLSGTSHSVIPDRIEAGTFLIAAAITRSPLIIGPVIPSHLSAVISKLKECGCSISQHGTHHLKIIPREISGVDITTSPFPGFPTDLQAPFMSLMATAKGSSKIKERVFEKRMQHVLELNKMGACIYLENNTAYIKGVKQLVGSNVEGGDLRSSAAIILACLSAKGNSIFTGLEHLDRGYEKLEEKLTNAGSIISRKFDQITSHSSFSNKIISEDNIDTQKNAA from the coding sequence ATGAGTAGTGTGGCGACAATTAAAAGGAATATTATTCCGCCACATCTGGAGGTAAAAGGAGGGCGTCGGCTTGGTGGGATCTTAAAAGTTAGTGGGGCAAAAAACTCTTCACTAGCTTTAATGGCTGCGGCGCTTCTTACGAAAGAAAAACTCCTCATACAAAATGTCCCACAACTTACGGACATTGAAGTCATGTCAGAGATTCTCAGTAATTTGGGCGCAAAGTTAACTAAAACAAATAATTCTATAGAAATTAATTCAGAGTCCATTCATAATGTTGAATTACCGTATGAATTAGTTCATAGCTTGAGAGCAAGCTTTTTCTGTGTTGGCCCATTACTTACAAGACTTGGAGAAGCAAAAATTCCTTTACCTGGTGGTTGCAATATTGGAGCAAGACCTGTTGATGAACATATCAATGGTCTAAAAGCTTTAGGAGCGGAAGTTGAAGTTATAAATGATGTTGTAAAAGCTAAAGTTTCAACCAAAGACAAAAGATTACTTGGAGCGAATATTACTCTTAAATATCCCAGCGTTGGAGCCACGGAAACCATATTGATGGCTTCTTGCTTAGCTTTAGGCAAAACAACAATATCGAATCCAGCTAGAGAACCAGAGATCCAGGATCTCGCAAAAATGCTTAATTCAATGGGAGCAAAAGTTTTTGGAGCAGGAACGAAAAGAATCACAATCCTTGGAGTTGAATCTTTAAGCGGGACTTCTCATTCTGTTATCCCCGACAGGATAGAAGCAGGAACTTTTCTTATTGCTGCAGCAATAACACGATCGCCTCTCATTATTGGTCCAGTAATCCCAAGTCATTTGAGCGCTGTTATTTCAAAATTAAAAGAATGTGGCTGTTCAATATCTCAACATGGGACTCATCATTTAAAAATCATTCCAAGAGAGATTTCAGGAGTTGACATAACAACAAGTCCATTTCCTGGCTTCCCAACTGATCTTCAGGCTCCATTTATGTCACTAATGGCCACCGCTAAGGGGTCAAGCAAAATCAAAGAAAGAGTTTTTGAGAAGAGAATGCAACATGTTTTAGAGCTAAATAAAATGGGCGCCTGTATTTATCTAGAAAACAATACTGCTTATATAAAAGGAGTAAAACAACTTGTAGGTTCAAATGTAGAGGGAGGAGACTTACGTTCTTCTGCTGCCATTATCCTTGCATGTCTCTCTGCTAAAGGAAATAGTATTTTCACGGGCCTCGAACACTTAGATAGAGGCTATGAAAAATTAGAAGAAAAATTAACGAATGCAGGTTCTATTATTTCTAGAAAATTTGATCAAATAACATCTCATAGTTCTTTCTCTAACAAAATAATTAGTGAAGACAATATTGATACTCAAAAAAATGCAGCTTAG
- a CDS encoding folylpolyglutamate synthase/dihydrofolate synthase family protein: MSDETFIAQSNFISESKSKEYKDMNLGIDRMSLAINAMGDPCKKKPAIHIAGTNGKGSIGAFINSVLSLVNIKTGVTTSPHLVDWVERICINKTPISKEKFKSLSLSLSPIAKKYSLTPFECVIAIALKYFTLREVELLILEVGLGGRLDATTAHQYRPIIAFGAIGLDHCEYLGNSLEKVAIEKAAVITTKSTVITATQDNIVKRVLEETAKRKQAVIHWVDPIPSDWELGLSGVIQKENAAVAKGVIESLKNIGWNISEGQLREGLSLAKWPGRLQTTKWEGMPIVVDGAHNPHAANQLSIERNTWTNQESGVIWILGIQKRKDMIGILHKLVREKDLAWIVPVPGQQSWSKDQILSFCPEYKDQIKEAFSVEEVLSTLKKQHRWPSPPPIISGSLYLIGDLFQRNILTS, from the coding sequence ATGTCTGATGAAACTTTCATAGCACAATCGAATTTCATTTCTGAAAGCAAGAGCAAAGAATATAAAGATATGAATCTGGGCATAGATCGTATGTCATTGGCTATTAATGCCATGGGAGATCCCTGCAAAAAAAAACCTGCTATTCACATAGCAGGAACAAATGGGAAAGGCTCTATTGGCGCTTTTATTAATAGTGTTCTTAGCTTAGTAAATATCAAAACTGGAGTTACCACTTCTCCCCATTTGGTTGATTGGGTTGAGAGAATATGTATCAATAAGACTCCAATATCAAAAGAAAAATTTAAATCATTAAGCCTGTCTCTTTCTCCAATTGCAAAAAAATATAGCTTGACTCCTTTTGAATGTGTAATTGCAATAGCACTTAAATATTTTACTTTAAGGGAAGTTGAACTTCTTATCCTTGAAGTAGGGCTTGGAGGTAGACTTGATGCGACAACCGCGCATCAATATAGACCTATTATTGCATTTGGAGCTATTGGGCTTGATCATTGTGAATACTTAGGCAATAGTCTAGAAAAAGTAGCTATTGAAAAAGCAGCCGTAATAACGACAAAGAGCACTGTCATTACAGCTACTCAAGACAATATTGTAAAAAGAGTTTTAGAAGAGACTGCCAAGAGGAAACAAGCAGTCATTCATTGGGTAGATCCAATTCCATCAGACTGGGAACTCGGCCTATCAGGAGTAATACAGAAAGAAAATGCAGCTGTAGCCAAAGGGGTTATTGAATCCTTAAAAAATATTGGCTGGAATATTTCTGAAGGACAACTTCGAGAAGGCTTATCTCTTGCTAAATGGCCTGGAAGACTTCAAACAACAAAATGGGAAGGGATGCCCATAGTTGTCGATGGTGCACATAATCCTCATGCGGCTAATCAATTATCAATTGAAAGGAACACATGGACTAATCAAGAAAGTGGAGTTATTTGGATACTAGGAATTCAAAAAAGAAAAGACATGATAGGCATTTTGCATAAACTAGTCAGAGAGAAAGATTTAGCTTGGATAGTTCCTGTCCCTGGCCAACAAAGCTGGTCAAAAGATCAAATTTTAAGTTTTTGCCCTGAATACAAAGACCAAATCAAAGAAGCATTTAGTGTAGAAGAAGTTTTGTCAACACTTAAAAAACAACATAGATGGCCATCTCCACCACCAATCATTTCAGGATCGCTATATTTAATAGGTGACCTTTTTCAAAGGAACATATTGACAAGTTAA
- a CDS encoding RNA methyltransferase: MITSKRNPLVRKLRGLLKKTGREEHSSLLLEGSHLLEEALKTNFLLTEVIATPEWCDQHEEILKKIASRTLLTLVTKNVLETSLSTVTPDGVAAIFPMQGLPKSGKAPKHILALDRIQDPGNLGNLFRSALAGEYEVMWLASGADPLNQKVLRSSAGSVLHMPFERIVDSSSSSIEMLVSKLNIAIDDNYQVVGTISPNKITDKKVKPYWELDWDLPTVLVLGNEGSGVHASIEACCTDFVTLPHSSLVDSLNVASAAVPLLLERQRVKMVKGIQKKS, from the coding sequence TTGATTACAAGTAAAAGAAACCCTTTGGTTCGAAAATTAAGGGGTCTTTTGAAGAAAACTGGACGTGAAGAGCATTCTTCTCTTTTGCTTGAGGGGTCTCATTTGTTAGAAGAGGCTTTGAAAACAAATTTTTTGCTAACAGAAGTTATTGCAACTCCTGAATGGTGTGATCAGCATGAGGAAATTTTAAAAAAAATAGCTTCAAGAACTTTATTAACCCTAGTAACCAAAAACGTTTTAGAAACATCTTTGTCAACAGTCACACCTGATGGTGTCGCAGCGATATTCCCAATGCAAGGGTTACCAAAATCGGGGAAAGCCCCTAAACATATTTTGGCTTTGGATAGGATTCAAGATCCAGGTAATTTGGGAAATTTATTTCGATCAGCTCTTGCTGGTGAATATGAAGTTATGTGGTTAGCTTCTGGAGCCGATCCACTTAATCAAAAGGTTTTAAGATCCTCCGCTGGCTCAGTTCTTCATATGCCTTTTGAACGGATTGTAGATTCATCCTCTTCAAGTATTGAAATGCTTGTTTCAAAACTCAATATTGCAATTGATGATAATTACCAAGTAGTAGGAACAATTTCACCGAATAAAATTACTGATAAGAAAGTGAAACCTTATTGGGAATTAGACTGGGATCTCCCTACAGTATTGGTTCTTGGTAATGAGGGTTCAGGTGTTCATGCTTCAATTGAAGCATGTTGTACAGACTTTGTTACGTTGCCTCATAGCTCATTAGTTGATTCACTTAATGTGGCATCTGCTGCAGTTCCTCTCTTGTTGGAGCGACAAAGAGTAAAAATGGTTAAGGGTATCCAAAAAAAATCGTGA
- a CDS encoding aspartate aminotransferase family protein has translation MKTYNRFPLDLIRGKGSWVWDKKGRKYLDAVAGIATCSLGHSDKALIKSLSKQLKRLQHVSNLYGIPEQEELAQWLTSQSFAKSVFFCNSGAEANEAAIKLARKYGHIERNIDNPVILCSKESFHGRTLAAVSATGQTKYHKGFEPMVQGFQFFSYNDSESFENLFDTLEKTGPQIAAVFIEPIQGEGGINIGKKSFFELLRKKCTHSNVLLIFDEVQTGMGRTGTLWGYEQLGIEPDVFTLAKGLGGGHAIGALLVNQLADVFQPGDHASTFGGNPFACRAALTVGKEIQKRDLLNKVTERGAQLKEGLIKLSNKYSDIFISTRGVGLIQGLVIKDNIKTTSLDIVKSALEEKLLLVSAGVKVLRIVPPLTITKKEINELLSRLDKCLMKLS, from the coding sequence ATGAAAACTTACAATCGTTTTCCCTTAGATCTCATTAGGGGTAAAGGCTCATGGGTGTGGGATAAAAAAGGCCGAAAATATCTTGATGCTGTGGCTGGAATTGCAACATGTTCACTAGGCCACAGTGATAAAGCATTAATCAAATCCTTATCAAAACAATTAAAAAGACTTCAACACGTATCTAACCTTTACGGAATACCAGAGCAAGAAGAATTAGCTCAATGGTTAACTTCACAAAGTTTTGCCAAGAGTGTATTTTTTTGCAATAGCGGTGCTGAAGCAAACGAAGCTGCAATTAAATTGGCAAGAAAATATGGGCATATTGAACGTAATATCGACAACCCAGTCATTCTTTGCTCAAAGGAAAGCTTTCACGGAAGAACACTCGCCGCTGTAAGTGCGACAGGCCAAACGAAATACCACAAAGGTTTCGAGCCCATGGTTCAGGGATTTCAGTTTTTTTCTTATAATGACAGTGAATCTTTTGAAAATCTATTTGATACTTTAGAAAAAACAGGTCCACAAATTGCAGCTGTCTTTATTGAACCTATACAAGGTGAGGGAGGAATAAATATTGGAAAAAAATCATTTTTTGAACTCTTAAGAAAAAAATGTACTCACAGCAATGTTTTATTGATATTTGACGAAGTACAAACTGGAATGGGGAGGACAGGTACTCTTTGGGGATATGAACAACTAGGTATTGAACCTGATGTTTTCACACTAGCCAAAGGACTTGGTGGAGGTCATGCCATTGGAGCGTTATTGGTTAATCAATTGGCTGATGTCTTTCAGCCCGGTGATCATGCCAGCACTTTTGGAGGGAATCCTTTCGCTTGCAGAGCAGCTCTAACCGTTGGGAAAGAAATACAAAAAAGAGACCTCCTAAATAAAGTCACTGAGAGAGGAGCTCAATTAAAAGAAGGATTGATTAAACTATCAAATAAATATTCAGACATTTTTATTTCCACTAGAGGCGTTGGGCTTATTCAAGGTCTCGTTATAAAAGACAATATCAAAACAACATCTCTTGATATTGTCAAATCCGCATTAGAAGAGAAACTACTTCTAGTATCAGCTGGTGTAAAAGTATTAAGAATAGTCCCTCCTCTCACTATTACAAAAAAAGAAATCAACGAGCTTTTATCGAGACTAGACAAATGTCTGATGAAACTTTCATAG
- the sodX gene encoding nickel-type superoxide dismutase maturation protease, with protein MIAGLPQADKSLFHKPDLFTLFTLIIGYRQHLRVVGTSMERTLKEGDLVTYKKLNPRNIDLEIGDIVVASHPKTKNKLIIKRIHRIYQNKFDLRGDNSLSSTDSRELGLFELDLIIGKVDKIFSN; from the coding sequence GTGATAGCTGGGTTACCGCAAGCTGATAAAAGTCTTTTCCACAAGCCAGACTTATTTACTTTATTTACTTTAATAATCGGTTACCGACAACATTTACGTGTTGTCGGTACTTCTATGGAAAGAACTCTTAAAGAGGGCGATTTAGTAACATATAAAAAGTTAAACCCAAGAAATATTGACTTAGAGATTGGCGATATCGTCGTTGCCTCTCATCCAAAAACAAAAAATAAATTAATAATTAAAAGAATTCATAGGATTTATCAAAATAAATTTGATTTAAGGGGAGACAACTCATTGTCAAGCACTGATAGTCGAGAATTGGGTTTATTTGAATTAGATTTAATCATTGGGAAAGTAGACAAAATCTTCTCTAACTAG